In Brachybacterium fresconis, the genomic stretch CGGGCGTGGAGATAGGCGGCGTAGATCACCCAGATGATGAAGGTCCATACCTCCTTGGGGTCCCAGCCCCAGTAGCGGCCCCAGGCCTCTCGGGCCCAGATCGCCCCGAAGATCAGCGTGAAGGTCCAGCCCACGAAGGCGACCGAGTGGATCCGGAAGCTCAGGGCCTCCAGCACCGTGGAGCTGGGCAGACGGTCCAGCACGTGACCGAAGCGTCCCCAGTGCTCCTCCGGCGCGTCCCCGGCCTCGGCCTTCTGGACCAGGGCGCGCTCGTGGCGCGCCTGCAGCAGCTGCAAGGAGGCGACGACCGCGCCGAGGATCGACAGCGAGGTCGAGAGGATGGCGACGGAGATGTGGATGTAGATCCAGTGGGAGTTCTGCAGGCTCGGGGTCAGCGCTGCCGCCGGGACGATCCACAGGGTCTGGGCCAGCAGCATCGCCAGCAGCACCGGGCCGACCACGAAGGTGCCCAGGACCCGCAGCTCGGCGCGCTTGATGGAGAAGATCAGGAAGACGGCCATCACCACGGCACTGCTGGTGGTGGTGAACTCGTACATGTTCGCCCAGGGCACACGCTGGGTGGCGATCGCGCGGGTGGCCACGCCCGCGATGTGCAGGACCGTCGCCGCCAGGGCCAGGAGGAACGCGAAGCGCTGGGACGTCATCGTGCCCGAGGACCCACCGCCGGCGGTCGCGTCGGTCCCGTCCCCGGCTTCGTCGGCCTCCGCGGGCAGGCTCGAGGTCCCGGAGGCGCCGCCGACCGTCACGGGCTGAGCAGCGCGCGCCGTCCGATGCTGTTCCTCGCGGGCCGCCAGACGCTCGTCGCTGCGGCGCTGCGAGGTGGAGGCGAGGTCGGCGGAGAAGCCGATCAGCGCCAGCACGTACAGCACGATCGTCACCACGATGAGGAGATTGGAGATCTCCGCCAGCTGCTGGTCAATCACTGTGCACTTCCTTCGGGGGGTGGGTCGGTGACCGTTTCCGGCCCCGTCGTCTCGGAGGGCCGGGGCCCATCCTGCTCCGCGGCGAGCTTCTGCGCCAGCGCCGCCACGTCATCGGGCAGCGCGGGATCGTCGCTGCGGGCGAGTCCGGCGACCTCCAGCACGACCGTGCCGTCGGTGCCGTGGACCCCCTCGGAACGGCCGACACGCACCCAGAGGCGGCGACGCGGCACGAACAGCGACAGGATCAGTCCGCCGGTGGCGGTCAGGGCGCTGACCAGCACCCAGCGTTCGAACGGATCGTGGGCGACGTCGAAGGCCGCAAAGCGGCGCACGCCGTCGAAGGTGATCTCGGAGCCGTCGGGCAGCTCGAAGCGCTGGCCGGGGGTGAGCTTGATCAGCATCGGCGAGCCGTCCTCGCCGGTGACCTGGTCGAGGGAGCTGACATCGACCTCGTAGGCATTCTTCGGGATGCCCGCATCCAGACCGAGATCACCGTGGTACGCGGTCAGCGCCAGCATCGGGTTCATCAGATCGGGATAGATCGAATGCGGGCCCTTCTCGTCGATCTGCCCGGTGGGCAGGAAGAAGCCGACCACGGCCGTCTGCTCGGGCTGTGCGTCGGGCGCCTTGATCACCAGCTGGGAGGTGTACCCGGTGTCACCCATCGGCACCGTGATCACGGGCCCTTCGGCCACCACGGTGCCCTCGGGGTCGGTGACCGTCACCTCGGGGGCGTAGCCGTTGCCGAGCAGGTACATGGAGCTGCCGTCGACGTGCAAGGGCTTGTTGACCTGCAGGGTGCGCTTCTCGTGTTCCTCGCCCGGGGTGGTCACCGCGATATCGGCCTCGAAGGACAGCGGCTGGCCCACGCGGGACTCGTCGGCGCCCTCGAGCACGTACTCGGCGCGGAAGTCCTCCAGGGTGAACTGGAACGGGGGCATGGCGGAGGAGTCGAACCAGGCGCCGGACTCGAAGTAGTCGTACTGGGTCAGGGAGTTGGAGAAGCCCTCGCCCTCGACCACGGTGATCTGCCCGCGGTAGCTGGTCAGCTGGCCGCCGGCCACGCAGATCAGCACGCCGACCAGCGCGATGTGGAACAGCAGGTTGCCGCTCTCGCGCAGCAGCCCCCGCTCGGCGCTGACCGAGCGCGAGCGCTTCTCCTCGCGCACGACGGTGCGGTAGCGCGAACGTCGCAGGGAGCGGTGCGCCGCCTCCAGCAGGCTGTCGGCGTCCGCCCCCGGCAGCTCGAGGCGGGTGTACCCGGTGAAGCGGGTCAACCGCGAGGGCGTGCGGGGCGGCTGGGCCCGCAGCTGGCGCAGGTGCACCCCCACCCGCGGCACGATGCAGCCGATCAGCGAGATGAACAGCAGCAGGTAGATCGCCGAGAACCACGGCGAGGAGAACACGTCGAAGAAGCCCAAGGTGTCGAGGATCTCGCCCCAGCGGCCGTTCTCGTCGAGGAACTCCTGCGTCAGCGAGGGGTTCACGCTGCGCTGCGGGTACAACGAGCCCGGCACGGCGGCGATGGCGAGCAGCATCAGCAGGATCAGGGCGGTCTGCATGCTGGTCAGCTGGCGCCACAGGAAGCGCAGCGTGCCCCGCAGGCCGAGCGCGGGGGCGTTCGCACCGCGCCGCGGCGGGCGGGGGGCGTCCTTGTCGCGCTTGCTGCTCCAGGCGTCGGCGGCGATGTCCGTGCCGCGGTCGGTGCCGGTCGGGCCGCCGGCATCGCGGGGTCCGCGGCGGTGGTTCGGGTCGTTCGGGTCGTTCGGGTCGTTCGGGTCGTTCGGGTCGTGGTCCAGGGTCTGATCCGTCCTGTCCGGGGCCGTCTCGGGCCCGTCGTCCTTCTCGCGCATCACACCACCGGCTCGAAGGTCGCGACAAGCCCTTGCAGCTCGCTCATCCAGGCCGCCCACACACCGGTCATCAGCAGCACGCCGATCGCGATCAGCAGCGCCCCGGAGAGCAGGCCGATGGTGCGTCGGTGCCGCGCGAGCTTCTTGGACAGGCCCAGGGCCCGGTCGAACAGCAGCGCGAACAGCACGAAGGGGATGCCGAGGCCGAGCGAGTAGGCCAGGGCCAGGATCCCGCCGCGCAGTGCCGCGCCATCTCCCCCGCCGTCCAGGGACAGGGCGACGATCGCGGCATAGGTGGGGCCGATGCACGGGGTCCAGCTGAGACCGAACACGAGCCCCATCAACGGGGCACCGAGGAGCCCTGCGTCGGGCTTCTTGCTGGTCACGGGACGGTTCGACCCGAGCCCGGGGAACACCCCCAGGAACACGAGACCCATCAGCAGCACGATCGCCCCGGCGATGCGGTTGATCCACACGCTGTAGGCCTGCAGCAGGTAGCCGAGCGCTCCGGCGAAGCCGCCGAGGATCATGAACACCACGGCGAAGCCGGCGACGAAAAGGATGCTGCCGGCAAGCATGCGGCCGCTCCCGGCGCGGCCGCCCGAGGGAGCAGCTCGGCGGCGGCCCCCGCCGCCGACCCGGCCGGCCCCGCCGGTGCCGACGGCGCCCTGCCCGGCGAGGCCGGAGACGTAGCCGAGATACCCGGGCACCACCGGCAGCACGCACGGGGACAGGAAGGCGACCAGACCGGCCGCGGCGGCGACGGCCACCGCCAGCAGCAGGGAGCCGGACAGCGCGGTGGCCTGGAAGGCGTCTCCGACCTCGGCAGTGATCATTCGTCCAGCACCTTGTCGATCATGGAGCGCAGCGTCGAGGGATCGATGCCGCCGGAGATGCGGGCGGCGACGCGGCCCTCGCGGTCCAGCACCAGCGTGGAGGGGACGGCGTTCGGGGCGACCTGGCCCCGCAGCTCGTACATGATCTCCGCGTCCTGGTCGGGCAGCGAGGGATAGGTGATCCCGTAGCTCTCCTCGAAGGCCTTCGCGGGCCCGGCGCTGTCGCGCACGTTGATGCCGACGAAGGAGACTCCCTGGTCGGCGTACTCCTCGTGGATGGCCTGCAGGTCGGGAGCCTCCTTGCGGCAGGGCGGGCAGGAGGCGTACCAGACGTTGACCACGAGCAGCTCCCCGCGATGATCTGCGGAGGAGAAGTCCTCGCCGTCGAAGGTCTCGCCGGAGAACTCGAGCGGCTCATCGCGCTCCGCGGGAGCGATCTCGGTGGTCACGCCGTCGCCGGAGACATATCCGGACTCGTAGCGGCCGCTGGTGTCGGCTCCGCAGGCGGCGAGCAGCAGCGCCGTGGACGCCGCGCCGGCGGCGCCGAGCAGGCCGCGGCGGCTGGGCCGTGGCGGACGGGACTGCGCGCTCACGTCAGCTGTCCTCCGGTGGCGTCGACCGCTCCGGCGTACAGCTCGGCCGCGGGTTCCGCATAGGAGACGTCGGCCAGATGGGGGCCGACGAAGCGCAGGCTGGTCACCGAGCACAGTCCGCACCGGCGGCGGCGCGGGTCGTGGCACAGCGGCTTGCCCTCGGCGCTGCGGCGGGTCACCCAGATCGGGAGCTGGTGCAGCACCAGCACCGCGTCGTGCCCCTCGGCCGCGGCGCGGGCGTCGTGGATCGCGGCGGTCACCCGGGCGACCTGCTCGCGGTACGGCTCGCCCCAGGAGGGCCGCAGCGGGTTCAGGAACCAGCGCCAGTTGCGGGGATCGCTGAGCTTCGCCGTGCCGTACCCCATGCGCTGCCCCTCGAAGTGGTTGCCCGATTCGGTGATCCGCTGGTCCGTGGTGACGTCGAGCCCGTGGGCGGCGGCGATCGGCGCGGCGGTCTGCTGGGCGCGCAGCATCGGGGAGGAGCGCACGAGGGCGACGTCGGAGCCGACGAGGTGGTCGGCGACCCGCTGGGCCATCTGCTGCCCGCGGTCGCTCAGGCGGTACCCGGGCAAGCGTCCGTACAGCAGGCGCTCGGGGTTGTGCACCTCGCCATGGCGGACGAGGTGGACGGCGGTGGTGGTCACGGGTGCGCGGTCCTCACTCAGGAGATCAGCTGGATCGATGCGGTCGGTCGGGCCGAGCCGCCTCGAGCCGCTTCATGGTACCAACCCAACCTCCGATCAGTCCTGGGAGGCGGCCGGGACGTGAGGAGCCGGACTCCCGATCCCGATCGGCGCGTCCTCCGGGATGGCGCGGCCCAGGATCCGCCCCAGCTCGAGGAAGTCGTCGTGGCCGACGACGTCCAGCAGCAGCTCGCGCACGGAGCGCACATGGGTCGGTGCCGCCTTCGTCAGCAGGGCGACGCCCGCATCCGTCAGCTGCGCCTGGCGTCCGCGACCGTCGTCCGAGCAGCGCACCCGCTCGACCAGCCCGCGCTTCTCCATGCGGGAGACGGTGTGGGTCAGGCGCGAGCGGGAGTGGACCACCCGGTCGGCGAGTTCCGACATCCGCAGGAACTGCTGATCCGCCTCGGACAGCCGCACGAGGATCTCGTACTCGCCGAGGGTCAGGTCGATCTCCGGGTCCGCCTGGAGCGCCTCCGAGAAACGGTCGGCCAGCAGCGTGGTGGCGTACAGGAAGCTGCGCCAGGCAGTCTGCTCCGTCCGGGTCAGCCAGAGATCCTCCGGCCGCGAGGCCCGGTCCGTATCGTGGGGCTGCGTGCTGTTCATCACTCTCTCCTGTTTCTGCGGTGCCGCTTCTTGCGTCACTCCCGAGTCTAGTTTATGTTTCAAGCATACGCCTCGTGATCGTCACCTCGGTCACGCACACCGGACCCGACACAAGGAGACACCTCATGAACGACCTCACCCCCGGCACCTGGACCCTCGACCCGGCCCACACCTCCGCGAGCTTCACCGTGCGTCACGCCGGCATCTCCAAGGCCCGCGGCCAGTTCACCGACGTCGAGGGCGCCCTCGAGGTCGGCGAGGGCGGCCAGAACCTCGCGTTCAACACGACGCTGAAGACCGCCTCGATCAACACCTCCCAGGAGGATCGCGACAACCACCTGCGCAGCGGCGACTTCTTCGACGCCGAGAACTTCCCGACGATCACCTTCACCTCCACCAAGGTCGAGGGCGACACCCTCGTCGGCGACCTGACCATCCGCGACATCACCAAGCCGGTCACCCTGGACTTCGCCTACGAGGGCGCCGCGACCGATCCCTTCGGTGTCTACCGCGCCGGCTTCAGCGGCGAGACCAAGATCTCCCGCAAGGAGTTCGGCCTGACCTGGAACGCCGCCCTCGAGGCCGGTGGCGTGATGGTGTCCGACGAGGTCAAGATCTCGATCGAGGCCGAGTTCACGGCGCCGACCGCCGCCTGATCTCTCCCCCCGCGCCCCGCGCGAGCACACCCTCGCCGCAGGGCACCGACGGGCCGTCCGCACACCGCGGGCGGCCCGTCGTCGTCTGCAGACGTCCCCCGCGTTCACATCACCCTCCTGCTCGTGGCGGCCGGCCCGGATCGTCCGGTCGACCTCGGTCCGCCGTGCCCATCCCGTGCGGTCCCGGCGTCCGGCCCGATGCCGACACCGTCATCCTCTCGATAAGGTGCGCCCCATGACCACCCCCCGCATCCCCGCTCCCACCGACCCGGACACCCGGGTCCTGTACCTCACCCGGGAGGGCTGCCACCTCTGCGAGGACGCCCTGCCCGTGGTCCGGTCCGAAGCGGATCGGGCGGGCACCGGCGTCGAGGTGCAGGACATCGACGCCGACGAGACGCTGCGCGCGGACTGGGATCACGACGTTCCCGTGATCATCGTCGACGGCGCGGTCCACGCCCGCTACCGCGTGGATGCCGAACAGCTGCGTGCAGCGCTGGCGAAGCGCTCGTGGTGGCGGCGCCTAACCGGTCGCGCCTGAGCCATCGGTGCCCGCGACAGCAACGGCCCCCGCCGATCGGCGGGGGCCGTTGCGCGTCAGGCAGCGCTCACTTCTTGTTGCGGCGCTGGTGGCGGGTGCGGCGAAGCAGCTTGCGGTGCTTCTTCTTGGACATGCGCTTGCGTCGCTTCTTGACGACAGAACCCATAGGAAGCCTCAGTTCTGCAGGCCTGCGCCTGCGGGGATGATGCGGCGATCAGAATGCGCGGCCCGCGGAGACTGCACAGAGATCTGCAGAGGCACTGCGCGGGTCCGGCGCCACGGTCGACCAGTCATTCTACACGGGCCTCCCGGGGGGATCTCCGTGCGCAAGTGCGAGATCCCTCGCAGCGCCCTGGGCGCGTGCGAGCTCCGCGTCGACCTCCTCGACCACGAGACGGAGGGCGACCTCCTGGACCCGTGCCCGCAGCACCCGACGGGCCCGGCGGCGGTGGCCGATGGCCGTCAGCGCTGCGAGGCCGCCGCCCGCCGCGCCGATCACGATGCCGGCCGCTATGCCCAGCACCAGCAGGGCCGTGGGCAGCGGGATCGGGATCCACAGATCCTCGATCATCGGCATCGGCGGCGGCGGGATCTGGAGGAGGGCCAGGACGACGTTGAGCGTCAGCCAGCCCAGACCCACCACCCACGTGAGCATCGCCAGCCACTGCAGCACGTCGAGGACGGGCCACCACCACGAGGAGCCGCGGGCTCGCAGATCCGCCCCGGCCACTGCTTGGTCCAGCGCGTCGGGCAGCTCGTCCTCCCGGGAGCGCGCGGCACCGCGCACCGCCGCGCGCCACGGGTCGCTGCCGCCCGCCGAGGCCGCATCGGCGAACTGGCGGACTCCGCCCGATGCGCGGGCCCGGGCGGCCGCGTCGGGTTCGGGCAAGGAGGTGCGCTCCAGACCCTCGCCATCGCGCTCGGCGGCGATGCCCAGCCGTCGCAGCGGGTCCGGTCGCATCCGCCGCGCCCAGCGCAGCACCGGCCATCCCACGCGTCCGGCGGCCCGGAACCGGTAGGAAGCACCGACCGCCCGGGCGACCGGGTCGACGCGGGCGGCGGTGGCCAGGTCCTCGACCAGGAGGTCGACCTCCTCCGTCGCAGCGTCGGCGGGGAGCCCGTCGGGATCCGCGGCCTGCTGCAGCCGCTCCGCCGCCTCGCGCACGTCGGCGCGCTGACGGGCCGCGGCGGCCTCGCGGCTGCGGGCGAGGCCGACGAGGTGCTCCCGCAGGTCCTCGATCCCCTCCCCCGTGCTCGCGGAGGTCCCGACCACGAGGGCCTCCTCGAGGCCATCGTCGGAGGCGATCCGCGTCAGCGAGTCCAGCACGCCCTCGCGCTCCTGCTCGCGCAGCCGGTCGAGCTGATTCAGGACCAGCACGGTGACGGCGTCGTGTCCGGCGAAGCGGCGCACGAACTCCTGATGCAGGACGGCATCGGCGTACTTCTGCGGGTCGGTCACCCACACCAGCACGTCGACCAGGCCGGTCATGCGTTCGGCGATGGCGCGGTTGCCGGCCTGGATCGAGTCGAGGTCGGGCAGGTCCAGCAGCACGATGCCGGGCGCCGCGCCCGGGTCCCTGCGCCGTGCCCGTCGGCCGCGGCGTCCCGGCTCGGCGGCAGCCTCCAGGGCGGTGCCGGTGCCGTCGAGGTGATGGCGGTCCTCGACCTCGAGCCAGTCCAGCAGCGCATCGCTGTCCGCGGCGCCGAGCACCGCCGCGACGGGTGCCGAGGTGGTGGGCCGGCGTACCGCGGCGCGGGAGATGTCGGTGCCGACCAGGGCATTGATGAGGGAGGACTTCCCGGATCCGGTGGCGCCGAACAGGCCGATCACGGTGTGCTCGGCCGAGAGGGCCCGGCGGCGGTCGATCCGGGAGAGGACCTCCCGGGCGGCCTCCACCTCTCCGCCGGGGGCGATGCCGTCCAGGGCGTCGGCGGCCCGGGTCAGGGCGTCGAGCCGTTCGGCCAGCGGGGCCGGCGCGGGAGCGGAGCGGGTCAGCAGGGGGCTCATGCGGCCTCCCTGATCTCTCGGGCGAGCTGCTCGAGGGCCGCGGCGTCGGACTCCAGCTGCTGCTCGGAGCCGGTCCGGCCGAGGTCGTCGAGACGTTCGAGGAACGGGGTGGAGCGCTCGGCGACCAGGGCGTCGAGCCGGGCGGTCAGACGCTCGCGGGCCACCCGGGCCATGCGTCGGACGGCCTCGTCGCCGAACACGGTCTCCAGCAGCTTCTGGCCGACGACGGCGGTGGCGGCGCCCGCCCCGACCTCGAGCCCGGTGGGGATGAAGGCGGTCGAGGCGAACACGACCACCATCAGGGCGACGCCGACGACGTTGACGCCGAGGGAGAGCACCCGTGCCTTGGTGCGGCGGTCGGAGCCCTCCTCGCGCACGAGGTCGAGCACGTCGCCCTGCCAGGCGCGGATCCCGGCGGCGACCTCCTCGCGGTAGCCCTCGGGGATCCGGGAGAGGTCCTGCCCCTCGGCGAGGGACCGGCCGGAGGCGGTCGCCCGCCAGGCGGCCTCGGCCCGCTCCGCGCCGCGAGCGGTCTCGTCGACCACGACGTGGACGAGCCCGGTGCCCAGGGCCTGCTCGGCGGCGACGGACGGAGCCGGCTTGCCCGAGACGGCCAGCCCCACCCGGTCCCGGACCCGGGCCACGAAGCTCTCCAGGCCGCGGATCATCTCTCCGGTGCCGACGACGTCCTGCCAGCGGGCGAGCACCTCGCCGCGCAGCAGGGAGCCGTCCCCGAGCGCCTCGTCGATGCGCTCGCGGGAGCCGGTGAACGCCTCGGTCGCCTCCTGGCGCAGTCGCTCCCGCTCGGCCTGCTGGGCGCTCGCGTGCTCGGCGATCTGCCGGGTGGAACCGGCCAGGGCGGTCACGGCGCCGGCGAGGGTGCGCCGGGCGATGCGACCGCGGGCCTCGGCATCGGCGGCGAGGCGGGTGAGGTGCTCCTGGAGCTCGGCGACGGCGGTCGGCGGCAGCATCCCGCTCTCGTCCAGCTCGGTCTCGGGGACCAGGAACAGCCGCGCGACCTCGATGCCGTTGCGCTCGAGCATGCCGCGCAGGTCGTCGGCGAGCTCCTCGGAGATGCCGGCGCCCTGCGGGATGCGGTTCATGACCACGTCCACCGTGACGTCGCGTTCGGCCGCTGTGCGCAGCACCTCCCAGGGCACGGCGTCCGCGTAGCGGTTCGCGGTGGTCACGAACAGCCACAGGTCGGCGGCGCGCAGCAGCTGCCGGGACAGATCGCGGTTGCCGGCGGCCACGGAATCGATGTCCGGGGCGTCCAGCAGTGCCAGGCCCGGCGGGATGCGGCTCTCGGCGTGCAGTTCCAGGCTGGTGGCGGGATCGATGTCCCCGGTGGTGTCCCCGGCGTGGGGCGCCTCCGGGTCCTCGCCCGCGGCAGCCGGGACTGCGCCCGCAGGGTTCGTGCGCTCGCCGGCGGCACCCGGGCCTGAACCGGCGTGGACGCGGGCCAGGCCGGGCAGGATCCGGGTGCCGGTGAACCAGGGCTCGTCGTCACGATGGTGCAGCAGCACGGGCCGACGGGTGGTGGGCCGGATCGCGCCCGAGCGGCTGACGACCTCCCCGACCAGGGCGTTGACCAAGGTGGATTTCCCGGCCCCGGTCGAGCCGCCGATGACCGCCAGCAGCGGGGCGTCCAGGGACTCCAGGCGCGGGATGACGTGGTCGCCGAGCTGGGAGAGGGCTGCGGAGACCTCGGCGCGGGCCCGGTCGGCGCCATCGACGGGCAGAGGGAGCTCGAGGGCACGCAGGTGCTCGGCGAAGGCGTCGAGCACCGTGGTCGGCTGTGTCGTCATGCATCCCCCGGTGGTCATGGTGCGGCGAGTCGTGGCGCGGCCCCGGCCCTCGGCGAGTCGTGACCGTGGCGTGTCCCGACCCCCGGTGCGTCGCGACGCAGCCCCATGGGCAGGACCTCCACGCGACATTGTGGCAGGGCCGGGCGCGAGCAGGGGCGGATCGCATCCGGGACGCGGACGCTCCTATGGTGTGTCAAGCGGGTAGCGGTGGGTTCTCGAGGAGTCGGTAGAGGTCTCGGACGATGTATCGCTTCAGGCAACGTTTGATCTCTCGCGGGGTCTTTCCTTCGCAAGTGCGGCGGGCGGTGTAGTCCTTAGTGCGCTGGTCGTAGCGCTGGCGTGAGAGCACGATCGTGTGCAGGGCGCGGTTGAGCTGCCGATCGCCGTACCGGTTCAGCCGGTATCTGGTGGTGGTCTTGCCGCTGTTGGCCGGCAACGGGGCGACGCCGGCGAGCATCGCGAACGCGGCCTCGTCACGCACGCGACCAGGGTGGGACCACGCGCAAAGCACCGTCGCCGCGACGATCGGCCCGACGCCCTTCTCAGCGAGCAGATCGGCACGCCAGGACCGCACGATCGCCCGGATCTGCTTCTCGTGCTCGTTGGACTCGGCCTGCAGCACCTGGGCGCGGCGGGCCAGATCGCGCAGCACCCTGGCGGTGGTGGCGGTCTCCGCATCCCACGAGGTATGGATGCGGAACCGGGAAGCGATCTCGACCATCTCGGGCAGCTTCCGGTCGCGCAGCTTGGCACGCAGGCGCTCGGGAGCGGCGATGGCGAGGCTGAACAGCTGCCGCTGTGCAGTGGTCGACGCGTCGACCGCGGAGCGGCGAGCTGCCAGTAGCACCGACAGAGCCTGCCGCTGCGGACCGGTGCGCGGGGTCCCGCGATGCGGGCGTGCCATCGCTTCACGGGCGGCGCGCACCGCGTCCAGCGGATCGGACTTCGCGCCATTGCGGCGCTTGGCCCGCTGGGGGCGGTCGAGCTCGAATACGACCTCGTCCCCACGCTCCAGCAGGTGGGTCAGGCCGGCGCCGTGGCCGCCGGTGCCCTCGATGGCCCACACCCGCAGGGGTGAGTGTTCCTCGGCCACTTCTACCAGTTCCTGGTAGCCGGCCGGGGTGGTGGGCACCGTGATCTCGGCGAGTACTCCACCGGTGGCGGTCTCGACGATGGCGGCGGTGTGGGTATCGACGTGGGTGTCGACCCCGATGACGATCTCTGCGATATCGGTCAGACTGGTCATGCGTTCCTCCTAGCTCCGGAGCGGACGAAATGGGTCCGGTCCGGGAGGAGTCACGGCAGGACTGTGACGGGACACGCGGGCGCGGCTACGCCCGCGGTCAAGCTCCTGATCAGGCCAGTCAGCTCCGACCGGGCCGGGTCCGACGACACCGAACGGACAAGTCCGCGCAAAGGCACGAAGCCAGTCAGCCCACGGGTCACGCACGGTGCCGTCGAACACACCCCATCAGCACGAGGCCGATAACGCCATCCTCACAGTCAGTCCACGAACGGGTCCAGGCCCCACTCGGGGAAGGCACCGCGCCGTGCGGCCTGGATGGCGCGGTCCAGGGCGTCCTCGGGGTCGAAGCCGTTCTCCCAGTCGCGC encodes the following:
- a CDS encoding dynamin family protein — its product is MTTQPTTVLDAFAEHLRALELPLPVDGADRARAEVSAALSQLGDHVIPRLESLDAPLLAVIGGSTGAGKSTLVNALVGEVVSRSGAIRPTTRRPVLLHHRDDEPWFTGTRILPGLARVHAGSGPGAAGERTNPAGAVPAAAGEDPEAPHAGDTTGDIDPATSLELHAESRIPPGLALLDAPDIDSVAAGNRDLSRQLLRAADLWLFVTTANRYADAVPWEVLRTAAERDVTVDVVMNRIPQGAGISEELADDLRGMLERNGIEVARLFLVPETELDESGMLPPTAVAELQEHLTRLAADAEARGRIARRTLAGAVTALAGSTRQIAEHASAQQAERERLRQEATEAFTGSRERIDEALGDGSLLRGEVLARWQDVVGTGEMIRGLESFVARVRDRVGLAVSGKPAPSVAAEQALGTGLVHVVVDETARGAERAEAAWRATASGRSLAEGQDLSRIPEGYREEVAAGIRAWQGDVLDLVREEGSDRRTKARVLSLGVNVVGVALMVVVFASTAFIPTGLEVGAGAATAVVGQKLLETVFGDEAVRRMARVARERLTARLDALVAERSTPFLERLDDLGRTGSEQQLESDAAALEQLAREIREAA
- a CDS encoding IS110 family transposase, producing the protein MTSLTDIAEIVIGVDTHVDTHTAAIVETATGGVLAEITVPTTPAGYQELVEVAEEHSPLRVWAIEGTGGHGAGLTHLLERGDEVVFELDRPQRAKRRNGAKSDPLDAVRAAREAMARPHRGTPRTGPQRQALSVLLAARRSAVDASTTAQRQLFSLAIAAPERLRAKLRDRKLPEMVEIASRFRIHTSWDAETATTARVLRDLARRAQVLQAESNEHEKQIRAIVRSWRADLLAEKGVGPIVAATVLCAWSHPGRVRDEAAFAMLAGVAPLPANSGKTTTRYRLNRYGDRQLNRALHTIVLSRQRYDQRTKDYTARRTCEGKTPREIKRCLKRYIVRDLYRLLENPPLPA